From the genome of Etheostoma spectabile isolate EspeVRDwgs_2016 chromosome 10, UIUC_Espe_1.0, whole genome shotgun sequence, one region includes:
- the fam98a gene encoding protein FAM98A — protein MENDILVSLEDLGYQGPLLDEGALDSAVSRGAASPEFTKLCAWIVSELRLYCKLEENVHATNCPSEAEGFQLEMSGLLSELACPYSILTSGDITQRFLNRTDCLLLITFLVSDLEASRMILINKPEKKTQDSGSPMFQELKGICMALGMSKPPANITMFQFFSGIEKKLKEAISRVPPNHVGEPLMKKALGPVHLEKIEAINQALLNEYDVRRKMLLKRLDVTVQSFGWSDRAKTHAEKLAKVYKPLRSALGTKSQITSAHLLAARQDFSKILRTSSGTIREKTACAINKVLMGRVPDRGGRPCEIEPPPPEMPSWQKRQDAPQGGGHYGHGGGRGGYDHYSQGGRGGYERGGGGGHGDRGGRGGGGRGGKVQGGWVDGGGRGGYNQGHYQDAGGHQGGGGRGGYGGGGNNPGGFQDPGYNGGGGGGSHDNYQKDAGWHQERGGSRGGRGGRGRGGRGGGGAGQGGGWGGRGGQNFNQGGQFEQFFQHGGQHYNQAGFNQGRQYTS, from the exons GTATCAAGGCCCTCTGTTGGACGAAGGAGCTCTAGATTCTGCTGTgagcagaggagcagcttcCCCAGAGTTTACTAAGCTTTGTGCCTGGATAGTCTCAGAGCTTAGACTCTACTGCAAGTTGGAAGAGAATGTCCACGCCACTAACT GTCCGAGCGAGGCAGAGGGCTTCCAGCTGGAGATGAGTGGGCTGTTGTCAGAGCTCGCCTGTCCTTACTCTATCCTCACCAGCGGAGACATCACCCAGAGGTTCCTCAACAGGACCGACTGTCTGCTGCTCATTA CCTTTCTGGTGTCTGACTTGGAGGCGTCAAGGATGATCCTCATAAATAAGCCTGAAAAGAAAACCCAGGATTCAGGCAGCCCCATGTTCCAGGAACTGAAGGGCATCTGCATGGCACTGGGCATGTCCAAGCCTCCAGCAAACATCACCATGTTCCAGTTCTTCAGTGGAATTGAGAAGAAG CTGAAAGAAGCCATAAGTAGAGTCCCACCAAATCATGTAGGAGAGCCTTTGATGAAGAAGGCCCTTGGACCTGTGCACTtg GAAAAAATTGAAGCTATAAACCAAGCACTCTTAAATGAGTATGACGtaagaagaaaaatgttgttGAAACGTCTTGATGTGACAGTGCAGTCTTTTGGTTGGTCTGACAGAGCAAAG ACGCATGCTGAAAAGTTGGCTAAAGTTTACAAGCCACTTCGTTCTGCTCTTGGCACCAAAAGTCAAATCACTTCTGCCCACCTTCTTGCTGCTCGACAAGACTTCTCCAAGATCCTACGTACAAGCAGTGGCACGATAAGAGAGAAGACTGCTTGTGCCATAAATAAG GTTCTAATGGGCCGAGTGCCAGACAGGGGAGGCCGACCCTGTGAGATTGAGCCTCCTCCCCCAGAAATGCCCTCCTGGCAGAAGCGTCAGGATGCTCCCCAGGGCGGAGGACACTATGGGCACGGAGGCGGCAGGGGGGGCTACGATCACTACTCCCAAGGTGGCCGTGGAGGATATGAgagaggaggcggaggaggacATGGAGACAGGGGAGGTAGAGGAGGAGGCGGCAGAGGGGGGAAGGTGCAGGGAGGCTGGGTAGACGGAGGAGGGAGAGGTGGTTACAACCAGGGCCACTATCAAGATGCAGGAGGACATCAGGGAGGAGGCGGGAGAGGTGGTTACGGAGGAGGAGGGAACAACCCAGGAGGCTTCCAGGACCCTGGTTacaatggaggaggaggaggcggttCCCATGACAATTACCAAAAAGATGCAGGCTGGCATCAGGAGAGAGGCGGCAGTCGAGGAGGTCGTGGGGGTAGGGGAAGAGGAGGCCGAGGTGGTGGAGGAGCAGGACAAGGAGGAGgctggggagggagagggggccAGAATTTTAACCAAGGAGGACAGTTTGAACAGTTCTTCCAACATGGCGGGCAGCACTACAACCAAGCTGGCTTTAATCAAGGCAGACAATACACTAGTTGA